One region of Carbonactinospora thermoautotrophica genomic DNA includes:
- a CDS encoding TadA family conjugal transfer-associated ATPase produces the protein MVARVRARLAIAGAEPTPAHVAAALRAEGRLLGDGAVLAVVAALRAELAGAGPLEPLLRLPGVTDVLVNGPNEVWIDRGDGLERAEVAFPDDQAVRRLAQRLATAAGRRLDDASPYVDARLPDGCRLHAVLPPIAPRGTCLSLRVPRRRTFTLDELVEAGSLPPEGAAWLRGIVQARLAFLISGGTGTGKTTLLSALLGLVEPANRLVLVEDSGELNPHHPHVVRLETRPPNVEGAGEVTLRDLVRQALRMRPDRLVVGEVRGAEVVDLLAALNTGHEGGCGTVHANAAVDVPARLEALGAAAGLGREALHSQLAAGVDVVIHLVRDRTGQRRVAEICVLERAPSGLVEALPAVTFPAAGPPVPGPGEPRLRAMLARCGGPPCPA, from the coding sequence CTGGTCGCCCGGGTCCGGGCGCGGCTCGCGATCGCCGGCGCGGAGCCGACCCCGGCCCACGTGGCCGCCGCCTTGCGCGCGGAAGGCCGGCTGCTCGGCGACGGCGCCGTGCTCGCCGTCGTGGCGGCACTGCGCGCCGAGCTCGCCGGGGCGGGCCCGCTGGAGCCCCTGCTGCGCCTGCCCGGGGTGACCGACGTGCTGGTGAACGGCCCGAACGAGGTGTGGATCGACCGCGGCGACGGCTTGGAGCGCGCCGAGGTGGCGTTCCCCGACGACCAGGCCGTGCGCCGCCTCGCGCAACGCCTCGCCACCGCCGCCGGGCGCCGGCTCGACGACGCATCCCCGTACGTGGACGCCCGCCTGCCCGACGGCTGCCGGCTGCACGCCGTGCTGCCGCCGATCGCGCCGCGCGGCACCTGCCTGTCGCTGCGGGTACCACGCCGCCGGACGTTCACGCTGGACGAGCTCGTCGAGGCCGGCTCGCTGCCCCCGGAAGGCGCCGCCTGGCTCCGGGGGATCGTCCAGGCGCGGCTCGCCTTCCTGATCAGCGGAGGCACCGGTACCGGCAAGACCACGCTGCTGTCCGCCCTGCTCGGCTTGGTCGAGCCGGCCAACCGCCTCGTGCTCGTCGAGGACTCCGGCGAGCTCAACCCCCACCACCCGCACGTCGTTCGCTTGGAGACCCGTCCGCCGAACGTGGAGGGCGCCGGTGAGGTGACCCTCCGCGACCTGGTCCGGCAGGCCCTCCGGATGCGTCCCGACCGCCTGGTGGTCGGCGAGGTACGCGGGGCTGAGGTCGTCGATCTGCTCGCCGCCCTCAACACCGGCCACGAAGGCGGTTGCGGCACCGTGCACGCGAACGCCGCCGTGGACGTCCCAGCCCGCCTGGAAGCCCTCGGCGCGGCCGCCGGTCTCGGCCGTGAAGCCCTGCACAGCCAACTGGCCGCCGGTGTCGATGTCGTGATCCACCTGGTCCGCGACCGCACGGGTCAACGCCGCGTCGCCGAGATCTGCGTCCTGGAACGCGCCCCGTCGGGCCTGGTCGAGGCGCTTCCGGCCGTCACGTTCCCGGCCGCCGGCCCGCCCGTGCCAGGCCCCGGTGAACCCCGGCTGCGCGCCATGCTGGCCCGCTGCGGAGGCCCGCCGTGTCCCGCGTGA
- a CDS encoding type II secretion system F family protein — MSSVLAAALAACAVLALPGNGRARAHSRVIRLRGAAPSRATDRAWYGPAGRRLAAGVLGLGLFAVVGGSVGALAGVVAAVACARVIQRLEPPAERRRRERLRADLPVAADLLAACLLAGSPLPDAARAVADAVDGPLGERLRHLTATLRLGADPADAWRRLAEEEPMLAPLARTVARTVDSGAPLADAMARLAERLRLERRWAAEARARRVGVQAAAPLGLCFLPAFVLIGVVPVVIGLAMRFVA, encoded by the coding sequence ATGAGCTCGGTGCTCGCCGCGGCGCTGGCGGCGTGCGCGGTGCTCGCGCTGCCCGGGAACGGCCGAGCCAGGGCTCATTCCCGGGTGATCCGATTACGCGGTGCGGCGCCATCCCGAGCCACGGACAGGGCGTGGTACGGACCAGCCGGCCGCCGGCTGGCGGCGGGTGTCCTGGGGCTCGGCCTGTTCGCCGTGGTCGGCGGATCAGTGGGGGCGCTCGCGGGGGTGGTGGCCGCGGTGGCGTGCGCGAGGGTGATCCAGCGGTTGGAGCCGCCCGCCGAGCGACGCCGGCGCGAGCGGTTGCGCGCGGATCTGCCGGTGGCCGCCGACCTGCTCGCTGCGTGCCTCCTGGCCGGCAGCCCGCTTCCGGACGCCGCGCGTGCCGTGGCCGACGCCGTGGATGGGCCCCTGGGGGAGCGGCTGCGCCATCTCACCGCCACGCTGCGCCTCGGTGCGGACCCGGCCGACGCCTGGCGGCGCCTGGCAGAGGAGGAGCCGATGCTGGCACCGCTGGCTCGTACGGTGGCGCGCACGGTCGACAGCGGGGCGCCGTTGGCTGACGCCATGGCCCGACTGGCGGAACGGCTACGCCTGGAGCGCCGCTGGGCGGCGGAGGCTCGGGCCCGGCGGGTCGGCGTCCAGGCGGCGGCGCCCCTGGGGTTGTGTTTCCTGCCCGCGTTCGTGCTGATCGGTGTGGTGCCCGTGGTGATCGGCCTGGCCATGCGGTTCGTGGCCTGA
- a CDS encoding type II secretion system F family protein, which yields MGEWGSAAAGFALLAAGSAAGAAWVWAGPCPGERLRAAFVGASARTTEWRRSLPRAVVLAAGGAAAFLVWSPVPLVLAPVVAVLADRYLRARAARQRAARTRAEVQRLCEALVGELRAGRPPADALAHAATEAGELGETLARAVSLGADVPAALREAAGRPGAAALARLAACWQVAQDSGAGLVAAVAHISEGLRADEAVRQEVTAQLAAPRATARLLAALPAFGLLLGYGLDADPLRILFGTPYGLACVVLGTCLDAAGVLWTERIARRAEEQP from the coding sequence ATGGGTGAGTGGGGATCGGCGGCGGCCGGCTTCGCCCTGCTGGCCGCCGGGTCGGCGGCCGGAGCGGCCTGGGTGTGGGCCGGGCCCTGCCCGGGCGAGCGGCTGCGGGCGGCCTTCGTCGGAGCGTCGGCGAGGACCACGGAGTGGCGGCGGTCGCTGCCGCGGGCGGTGGTGCTCGCTGCGGGCGGCGCGGCGGCGTTCCTCGTCTGGTCGCCGGTGCCGCTGGTGCTTGCCCCGGTCGTGGCGGTCCTGGCCGACCGGTATCTGCGGGCGCGGGCGGCCCGGCAGCGGGCGGCGCGGACCCGGGCCGAGGTTCAGCGGCTGTGCGAGGCCCTGGTGGGTGAGCTGCGCGCCGGCCGGCCGCCCGCAGACGCCTTGGCGCACGCCGCGACCGAGGCGGGGGAACTGGGGGAGACGCTCGCGCGAGCCGTGTCCCTGGGCGCGGACGTGCCGGCTGCGCTGCGTGAGGCGGCCGGCCGGCCCGGAGCCGCGGCACTCGCCCGCCTCGCCGCGTGCTGGCAGGTCGCGCAGGACAGCGGAGCCGGGCTCGTGGCGGCGGTGGCGCACATCAGCGAGGGCCTGCGTGCCGACGAGGCGGTGCGGCAGGAGGTGACGGCTCAGCTCGCCGCCCCACGCGCCACCGCCAGGTTGTTGGCCGCGCTGCCGGCATTCGGCCTCCTGCTGGGGTACGGGCTGGACGCGGACCCGTTGCGGATCCTGTTCGGCACCCCCTACGGCCTGGCCTGCGTGGTCCTCGGCACCTGCCTCGACGCGGCCGGGGTCCTGTGGACCGAGCGCATCGCACGCAGGGCGGAGGAGCAGCCATGA